Proteins encoded together in one Triticum dicoccoides isolate Atlit2015 ecotype Zavitan chromosome 7B, WEW_v2.0, whole genome shotgun sequence window:
- the LOC119340821 gene encoding uncharacterized protein LOC119340821, giving the protein MTWHTPTHNPHSPGPHPRCTHTHAQPTHTHPRWIPSLLSSSIPFLHPTPPPDSGDPRGSPPPSSPPRGHLSPLTISTDRFLSSPRRAMPRHWWWCAARRSQRRRAAIAAGTATSAWSGWLQPFKILNGGVSALMAESTVSIGGYMASGYRRVAGVQLYINHLKPARLGDRIEAKVNPIRYLDPDTYLDKDQLLDAVHWIRQAVGLACGLL; this is encoded by the exons ATGACTTGGCACACACCCACCCACAACCCACACAGCCCCGGGCCCCACCCACGATGCACACACACCCACGCCCAACCCACGCACACACACCCACGTTGGATCCCATCTCTCTTGTCTTCCTCGATCCCCTTTCTCCACCCCACGCCGCCGCCAGATTCCGGCGATCCCCGTGGTTCCCCACCACCTAGCTCTCCTCCTCGAGGTCACCTCTCCCCGCTCACCATCTCCACTGACCGGTTTCTCTCCTCGCCCAGGAGAGCCATGCCCAGGCACTGGTGGTGGTGCGCTGCGAGGAGGTCCCAGCGGCGTCGAGCTGCTATTGCTGCAGGCACAGCGACGTCGGCGTGGTCAGGATGGTTGCAGCCCTTCAAGATTCTCAATGGCGGCGTCTCAGCGCTGATGGCGGAGTCGACGGTGAGCATCGGCGGGTACATGGCGTCGGGGTACCGGAGGGTGGCTGGCGTGCAGCTCTACATCAACCACCTCAAGCCCGCCCGCCTCGGTGACCGCATCGAGGCCAAGGTGAACCCCATCCGGTACCTCGACCCTGACACGTACTTGGACAAG GACCAGCTGCTGGACGCGGTGCATTGGATCCGACAGGCGGTGGGGCTCGCCTGTGGCCTGCTCTAG